GGCATTGGGTACTGCGCCTTTCCTCAAGGTGTTTCGTGCGTGACGGCGACGCATGGCTCGCCGGACACGGTAGCTCTAGCCGCGGGTGCGAGGGCTCGGGCGCTCCGGAGGAAGCGCCACCGGCGGTACATTCTCCTGCTTCAGGAACACCCTGCGTACCACCCGCTCGGCCGCGGCACCGTCGTCGAACTCACAGAAGCGCCGACGGAACTCCGTTCGCAGCTTCGCCGACTCGTCGTCCGACCAGCGCCCCGAGAGGAAGACGTCGAGCAGCTCGGGCTCGGTTGCCACCACGTGGCCGGGCTTCTCGACGTGGATGTCGAAGTAGGTGCCGCGGGTCGCGCGGTAGACCTCCCAGTCGTTGGCGTAGACGACGACGGGCCGGTCCAGCAGCGCGTAGTCGAACATCAGCGACGAGTAGTCCGTCAGCAGGCAGTCGGCGGCGAGGAACAGCTCCTCGACCGAGGGGTGGCGGCTGACGTCCACGACGCCGGAGCCGTCCTTCGGGCCGGTGCCGCCGGGGCTGTCCAGCAGGAAGTAGTGCGCCCGGGACAGCACGGTGAAGCCCTCGCCGAGCCGGGCCGCCAGGTGCTCCAGGTCGAGCAGCGGCTGCGGCACGTTCTGGTAGTCGCGGTGGGTCGGCGCGTACAGCACGACCGTGGTGTCCTCGGGCAGCCCGAGCGCGGCGCGGGCCCGCAGCCGCTCCTCCTCGCCGGCCCGGACCAGCACGTCGTTGCGCGGGTAGCCGTAGTCCAGCTTGGTGTACTCGGCCGGGTAGGCGCGGTCCCAGATCGCGGTGGTGAAGCTGTTGGAGGAGACGCTGTAGTCCCAGCGGTCCACCCGCTCCATGAGCGAGGGCAGGTCCAGGTCGCCCTGGGCGACGGGGAACTCGGCCAGGTCGACGCCCATCCGCTTCAGCGGGGTGCCGTGGTGCGTCTGCACGTGGATCTGGCCGGGCCGCTTGACCACCCGGGTGGGGAAGTTGACGTTGTTGACGAAGTACTTGCCCCGGGCCATCGCGCGCCAGAACCCGAAGGAGCCGGGGTGCACGACGTTCGTGCCGGGCGGCGGGGTGTTGCGCGAGCCGGGCTTCAGCACCCAGGTCGTCTTCACCTTCGGCGCGAGCTCCAGGAGCTTCTGGTGGACGGCGGCCGGGTTGCAGGCGTAGTCCGTGTTCCAGTACGCGGCGAAGACGGCCGTGTCGTTCTGCACGGGCAGCATCCGCTGCGCCCGGTAGTAGCCGGCCAGCACCGCGGTGCGCAGCGGCTTGCGCAGCCGACGCGGGGCGGCCTTGACCTTGCGGGCCGTCCGGTACGCGCGCCGGGCGGCGCCGCGCAGCGGGGCGGGCAGCTTGCCGACGGCCTTGCGGCGGGCGGAGGCGGCGCCCTGCGGGGTGGCGTGGCCGGCCGGGCGGTACTGCTTCTCGTACTGCTGGAAGGTCGTGCGGAACTCGGCGCGGGCCTCGTCGGGGAGGCGGCCCGGGGAGTTCTCGATCACCCGGAAGTGGGTGATCATGCGGTCGAAGAGGGGGCCGCGCCAGCGGTCGAACT
The DNA window shown above is from Streptomyces showdoensis and carries:
- a CDS encoding bifunctional glycosyltransferase/CDP-glycerol:glycerophosphate glycerophosphotransferase, giving the protein MTPTQAARRSDAPRFSIVVPAYGVEAYLRDCLDSVLSQSFQDFELIAVNDASPDACGAIMDEYAALDPRVEALQLAQNVGLGRARNAGMARAKGTYLLFLDSDDTLLPGSLAAIAQRLDETGDPELLVFDYSRTHWDGRITPNAKAKVLADSPRGAVALDDNPGLLGLLQVAWNKAYRRDFVERWGFEYPTGYYEDTPWTYPVLIAAETIAVLPRVCVHYRQRRQGSILHSTSRKHFDVFDQYGLVFAFIDAHPEFDRWRGPLFDRMITHFRVIENSPGRLPDEARAEFRTTFQQYEKQYRPAGHATPQGAASARRKAVGKLPAPLRGAARRAYRTARKVKAAPRRLRKPLRTAVLAGYYRAQRMLPVQNDTAVFAAYWNTDYACNPAAVHQKLLELAPKVKTTWVLKPGSRNTPPPGTNVVHPGSFGFWRAMARGKYFVNNVNFPTRVVKRPGQIHVQTHHGTPLKRMGVDLAEFPVAQGDLDLPSLMERVDRWDYSVSSNSFTTAIWDRAYPAEYTKLDYGYPRNDVLVRAGEEERLRARAALGLPEDTTVVLYAPTHRDYQNVPQPLLDLEHLAARLGEGFTVLSRAHYFLLDSPGGTGPKDGSGVVDVSRHPSVEELFLAADCLLTDYSSLMFDYALLDRPVVVYANDWEVYRATRGTYFDIHVEKPGHVVATEPELLDVFLSGRWSDDESAKLRTEFRRRFCEFDDGAAAERVVRRVFLKQENVPPVALPPERPSPRTRG